In Mus musculus strain C57BL/6J chromosome 9, GRCm38.p6 C57BL/6J, one genomic interval encodes:
- the Olfr44 gene encoding olfactory receptor 44, giving the protein MNDMTSGNYCTVTEFFLAGLSEKPELQLPLFFLFIGIYMITVAGNLGMIILIGLSSHLHTPMYYFLSSLSFIDFCQSTVVTPKMLVNFVTEKNIISYPGCMTQLYFFLIFAIAECYILAAMAYDRYVAICNPLLYNVTMSYQIYIFLISGVYIIGVICASAHTGFMVRIRFCKLDVINHYFCDLLPLLKLACSNTYINEMLILFFGTLNIFVPILTIITSYIFIIASILRIRSTEGRSKAFSTCSSHILAVAVFFGSLAFMYLQPSSVSSMDQGKVSSVFYTIVVPMLNPLIYSLRNKDVAVALKKIIERKTFM; this is encoded by the coding sequence ATGAATGATATGACATCAGGAAACTATTGCACAGTGACTGAGTTCTTCTTGGCAGGGCTCTCAGAGAAGCCAGAACTCCAGCtgcccctcttcttccttttcatagGAATTTATATGATCACTGTAGCAGGGAATTTGGGCATGATCATACTGATTGGGCTCAGTTCCCAcctgcacacacccatgtactaTTTCCTCAGCAGTCTGTCCTTCATTGACTTCTGTCAGTCCACAGTCGTTACCCCTAAAATGCTAGTGAACTTTGTGACAGAGAAGAACATCATATCCTACCCTGGATGCATGACTCAGCTCTACTTCTTCCTCATATTTGCAATTGCGGAGTGTTACATTTTAGCTGCAATGGCATATGACCGCTATGTTGCTATCTGTAACCCATTGCTTTACAATGTAACCATGTCCTATCAAATTtacattttcctaatttcagGAGTGTATATTATTGGTGTGATCTGTGCATCAGCTCACACAGGCTTCATGGTTAGAATTCGATTCTGCAAATTAGATGTGATCAACCACTATTTCTGTGACCTTCTTCCCCTCTTGAAGCTTGCATGCTCTAATACCTATATCAATGAAATGTTGATTCTATTTTTTGGGACACTGAACATCTTTGTCCCAATCCTGACCATTATTACTTCCTACATCTTCATTATTGCCAGCATCCTCCGCATTCGCTCCACTGAAGGCAGGTCTAAAGCCTTCAGTACTTGCAGTTCTCACATCTTGgctgttgctgtcttctttgGATCTCTAGCATTCATGTACCTTCAGCCATCATCAGTCAGCTCCATGGACCAAGGGAAAGTGTCCTCTGTGTTTTATACCATTGTTGTTCCCATGCTGAACCCCTTGATCTACAGTCTGAGGAATAAAGATGTTGCTGTtgccttgaaaaaaataattgaaagaaaaacatttatgtAG